In one Juglans regia cultivar Chandler chromosome 11, Walnut 2.0, whole genome shotgun sequence genomic region, the following are encoded:
- the LOC109009439 gene encoding carotenoid 9,10(9',10')-cleavage dioxygenase-like, with product MYVFIIKQPVLRDQVQQVRPPMHVDVSRTIKKASVKILDAFVDSVFEFADQPLLPSQNNFSPVEELKEAVLITDIEGKIPNNFREGVYIRNGPNPLFGGLKVTKSVFGRSSHAWVEGEGMLHAVYFSKDSDHGNWKVVYNNSHVQTETFKLEKQRNKPSFLPALEGDSLAILSAYLLNLLRFGMVNKYISNTNIFKHSGKYYSVAENAVPQEIDICTLKTLGNWDVNGAWKRPFTSHPKRAPGTGELVTIGVDAVKPFHVVGVISADGDRLVHEVDPGLNRSTIIHELGVTQRYIVIMDFPLTIDLKRVVRGGPLIKYNKEEYARIGIMPRYGTNSDSIKWFDVEPNSTFHILNSFEDGDDVVLWACRALDSIIPGPDMGLNKFEWFSRRFKPINSVDHDLDGTINSTSAEDGLLFTRCYEWRLHMQTGEVRERNLTGTEFSMDFPIINGNFTRVKNRYGYTQVVDSIASSTSGMMKFGGLAKLHFEEPERKVQTDDQELIKAEYHMFEDNTFCSGAAFVPKEGGFEEDDGWIITFVHNEDTNISKVYIIDAKKFSCEPVAKITLPCRVPYGFHGDFMPISS from the exons ATGTATGTTTTCATAATTAAGCAGCCAGTCCTAAGAGATCAAGTGCAACAAGTACGTCCTCCCATGCACGTAGATGTTTCCAGAACCATCAAGAAAGCTTCTGTGAAAATATTGGACGCCTTTGTTGATTCGGTGTTTGAGTTTGCTGACCAGCCATTGCTCCCTTCTCAG AATAACTTTTCTCCAGTCGAGGAGTTGAAAGAAGCCGTCCTGATAACcgatattgaaggaaaaattcCCAATAATTTCCGGGAAGGTGTCTACATCAGAAATG GACCAAACCCCCTTTTTGGAGGACTGAAAGTGACTAAGTCCGTGTTTGGAAGGTCAAGTCACGCTTGGGTAGAAGGAGAAGGAATGCTTCATGCCGTGTATTTTAGTAAAGATAGTGATCATGGGAACTGGAAGGTGGTCTACAATAACAGTCATGTTCAAACCGAAACGTTCAAGCTAGAAAAGCAAAGAAACAAACCGTCTTTTCTACCTGCCTTAGAAGGAGATTCACTAGCCATTTTATCTGCGTATCTGCTGAATTTG TTGAGATTTGGCATGGTAAACAAGTACATAAGCAACACCAACATTTTCAAGCATTCGGGGAAATATTACTCAGTTGCAGAGAATGCCGTGCCTCAAGAGATCGACATTTGTACTCTAAAAACTTTAGGCAATTGGGATGTGAATGGAGCATGGAAACGACCATTTACCAGCCACCCAAAG AGAGCTCCAGGTACTGGGGAGCTAGTTACAATAGGGGTGGATGCTGTTAAACCTTTTCACGTAGTGGGGGTCATTTCTG CTGATGGAGATAGATTGGTTCATGAAGTGGATCCGGGACTGAATAGGTCTACAATTATTCATGAGCTAGGGGTCACCCAGAG GTATATCGTGATCATGGATTTCCCTCTAACTATAGACCTAAAAAGAGTTGTTCGCGGAGGCCC ATTAATAAAGTACAATAAGGAAGAATATGCAAGGATTGGGATAATGCCTCGGTATGGTACTAATTCAGATTCAATCAAGTGGTTTGACGTGGAACCCAATTCTACATTTCACATTCTCAACAGCTTCGAGGACGGTGATGat GTTGTATTATGGGCGTGTAGAGCCCTTGATTCAATCATACCGGGACCTGATATGGGTTTGAATAAATTTGAGTGGTTTTCCAGAAGATTTAAACCTATAAACTCTGTAGATCATGATCTAGACGGTACTATTAATAGTACCTCAGCGGAAGATGGATTATTATTTACTCGTTGTTATGAATGGAGATTGCACATGCAAACTGGTGAAGTTAGGGAGAGAAACCTCACTGGAACAGAATTCTCTATGGATTTTCCTATAATCAATGGAAATTTTACAAGAGTTAAAAATAGATACGGGTACACCCAAGTTGTTGATTCCATTGCGAGCTCTACCTCAg GCATGATGAAATTTGGAGGTCTAGCCAAACTACACTTTGAGGAGCCAGAG AGAAAAGTACAGACTGATGATCAGGAGCTGATAAAGGCGGAATATCATATGTTTGAGGATAATACCTTTTGCTCGGGTGCTGCTTTTGTCCCGAAAGAAGGAGgttttgaagaagatgatggtTGGATAATCACTTTTGTTCACAACGAAGATACTAACATATCCAAA GTTTATATAATTGATGCAAAGAAGTTTTCCTGTGAGCCGGTTGCCAAAATTACCTTACCTTGTAGAGTTCCATATGGATTTCATGGAGATTTCATGCCAATCAGCTCATGA
- the LOC109009499 gene encoding VAN3-binding protein isoform X1 — MSSCVSHCLSRRLENIDERAPASWLPSSCALPETPTESMEFLARSWSLSAMELSRALSSNHIAANLLEKSPFSSIGNIEAHDASSGSSKESMFKPLQQLPSGGSPPIAPRDSDEMKEIFLLHQALNSEFLSSQQLLKNGLYRSLLRGKAMGKWIKDQKERKKQEIRTHNAQLHAAVSVAGVAAAVAAIAASTSSPEISSAHQNTPSKTSTAMASAAALVASHCIEIAEEMGADPNNILKVVNSAINAKTNGDIMTLTAGAATALRGAAALRARLQKGHGAATLALAEEMGEEREEVNILTALNFVSKGGELLKRTRKGDLHWKQVSFNINSNWQVVAKMKSKYMAGTFTKKRKCTVSGVYSDITGWPGREREDGSEQMAYFGIKTDDRVIEFECKSKADKQMWTEGIQHMLNCRANLTL, encoded by the exons A TGAGCTCGTGCGTCTCCCATTGCTTGTCGCGTCGGCTGGAGAATATAGATGAACGCGCTCCAGCAAGTTGGCTACCCTCATCTTGTGCTCTACCCGAAACTCCGACCGAGTCCATGGAGTTTCTTGCAAGATCATGGAGTCTTTCAGCCATGGAACTCTCCAGAGCTCTTTCCAGTAATCACATTGCTGCTAATCTTCTTGAGAAGTCACCGTTCTCCTCCATTGGCAATATTGAAGCGCATGATGCAAGTTCTGGGTCTTCAAAAGAATCT ATGTTCAAACCACTTCAGCAGTTACCGAGTGGGGGCAGCCCTCCAATTGCACCAAGAGACAGCGACGAAAtgaag GAAATATTTTTACTTCATCAAGCACTCAATTCAGAGTTCCTTTCCAGTCAACAGTTGCTCAAAAATGGG CTATACAGGAGCTTACTGAGAGGGAAAGCAATGGGTAAATGGATAAAAGAtcaaaaggaaaggaagaagcAGGAAATCCGAACCCATAATGCTCAATTGCATGCAGCTGTCTCTGTGGCAGGGGTTGCTGCAGCTGTTGCCGCAATTGCAGCTTCAACTTCATCACCTGAAATTTCATCTGCCCACCAGAACACACCCTCCAAAACCTCTACTGCAATGGCGTCTGCAGCAGCTCTAGTAGCATCCCATTGCATTGAAATTGCAGAGGAGATGGGAGCCGATCCAAACAATATCTTAAAAGTTGTCAACTCTGCAATCAACGCAAAGACTAACGGAGATATCATGACCTTAACAGCTGGAGCAGCTACag CCTTAAGAGGAGCTGCCGCCCTAAGGGCAAGACTACAAAAGGGGCATGGAGCTGCAACCTTAGCACTGGCTGAGGAAATGGGCGAAGAACGTGAAGAAGTCAACATTCTGACGGCATTGAACTTTGTCTCTAAAGGGGGAGAACTTCTCAAACGAACAAggaaag GAGATTTACACTGGAAGCAAGTTTCTTTCAACATAAATTCAAATTGGCAG GTTGTAGCTAAAATGAAAAGCAAGTACATGGCAGGAACATTCACCAAAAAGAGGAAAT GTACAGTCTCTGGGGTCTACAGTGACATTACAGGGTGGCCCGGAAGGGAGAGGGAAGATGGTAGTGAACAGATGGCTTATTTTGGGATAAAAACAGATGACAGGGTAATAGAATTTGAATGCAAGAGTAAAGCAGATAAACAGATGTGGACAGAGGGGATCCAGCATATGTTAAATTGCCGTGCCAACTTAACATTATGA
- the LOC109009499 gene encoding VAN3-binding protein isoform X2: protein MSSCVSHCLSRRLENIDERAPASWLPSSCALPETPTESMEFLARSWSLSAMELSRALSSNHIAANLLEKSPFSSIGNIEAHDASSGSSKESQLPSGGSPPIAPRDSDEMKEIFLLHQALNSEFLSSQQLLKNGLYRSLLRGKAMGKWIKDQKERKKQEIRTHNAQLHAAVSVAGVAAAVAAIAASTSSPEISSAHQNTPSKTSTAMASAAALVASHCIEIAEEMGADPNNILKVVNSAINAKTNGDIMTLTAGAATALRGAAALRARLQKGHGAATLALAEEMGEEREEVNILTALNFVSKGGELLKRTRKGDLHWKQVSFNINSNWQVVAKMKSKYMAGTFTKKRKCTVSGVYSDITGWPGREREDGSEQMAYFGIKTDDRVIEFECKSKADKQMWTEGIQHMLNCRANLTL from the exons A TGAGCTCGTGCGTCTCCCATTGCTTGTCGCGTCGGCTGGAGAATATAGATGAACGCGCTCCAGCAAGTTGGCTACCCTCATCTTGTGCTCTACCCGAAACTCCGACCGAGTCCATGGAGTTTCTTGCAAGATCATGGAGTCTTTCAGCCATGGAACTCTCCAGAGCTCTTTCCAGTAATCACATTGCTGCTAATCTTCTTGAGAAGTCACCGTTCTCCTCCATTGGCAATATTGAAGCGCATGATGCAAGTTCTGGGTCTTCAAAAGAATCT CAGTTACCGAGTGGGGGCAGCCCTCCAATTGCACCAAGAGACAGCGACGAAAtgaag GAAATATTTTTACTTCATCAAGCACTCAATTCAGAGTTCCTTTCCAGTCAACAGTTGCTCAAAAATGGG CTATACAGGAGCTTACTGAGAGGGAAAGCAATGGGTAAATGGATAAAAGAtcaaaaggaaaggaagaagcAGGAAATCCGAACCCATAATGCTCAATTGCATGCAGCTGTCTCTGTGGCAGGGGTTGCTGCAGCTGTTGCCGCAATTGCAGCTTCAACTTCATCACCTGAAATTTCATCTGCCCACCAGAACACACCCTCCAAAACCTCTACTGCAATGGCGTCTGCAGCAGCTCTAGTAGCATCCCATTGCATTGAAATTGCAGAGGAGATGGGAGCCGATCCAAACAATATCTTAAAAGTTGTCAACTCTGCAATCAACGCAAAGACTAACGGAGATATCATGACCTTAACAGCTGGAGCAGCTACag CCTTAAGAGGAGCTGCCGCCCTAAGGGCAAGACTACAAAAGGGGCATGGAGCTGCAACCTTAGCACTGGCTGAGGAAATGGGCGAAGAACGTGAAGAAGTCAACATTCTGACGGCATTGAACTTTGTCTCTAAAGGGGGAGAACTTCTCAAACGAACAAggaaag GAGATTTACACTGGAAGCAAGTTTCTTTCAACATAAATTCAAATTGGCAG GTTGTAGCTAAAATGAAAAGCAAGTACATGGCAGGAACATTCACCAAAAAGAGGAAAT GTACAGTCTCTGGGGTCTACAGTGACATTACAGGGTGGCCCGGAAGGGAGAGGGAAGATGGTAGTGAACAGATGGCTTATTTTGGGATAAAAACAGATGACAGGGTAATAGAATTTGAATGCAAGAGTAAAGCAGATAAACAGATGTGGACAGAGGGGATCCAGCATATGTTAAATTGCCGTGCCAACTTAACATTATGA
- the LOC109009497 gene encoding aquaporin TIP4-1 codes for MAKIALGTSREAAQPDCIKALLVEFITTFLFVFAGVGSAMAADKLEASSLVALFAVAVAHALVVSVMISAGHISGGHLNPAVTLGLLVGGHITVVRSILYWIDQLLASSAACFLLYYLTGGLTTPIHSLASGVDYLQGVIWEIVLTFSLLFTVYATIVDPKKGALNGLGPTLTGFVVGANILAGGAFSGASMNPARSFGPALVSWDWTDHWVYWVGPLIGGGLAGFIYENFFIIRTHVPIPTEEVRF; via the exons ATGGCGAAAATTGCCTTGGGAACCAGCCGAGAGGCCGCTCAGCCCGACTGCATCAAAGCCCTCCTAGTCGAGTTCATTACAACCTTCCTTTTTGTCTTTGCCGGAGTTGGATCTGCCATGGCAGCCG ATAAGCTAGAGGCGAGTTCACTGGTGGCCTTGTTTGCTGTGGCTGTGGCGCATGCCCTTGTGGTGTCCGTGATGATATCTGCCGGTCACATATCCGGCGGTCATCTTAACCCCGCCGTCACGCTCGGCCTCCTCGTCGGCGGCCACATCACCGTAGTCCGCTCCATTCTCTACTGGATCGATCAACTATTAGCATCATCAGCTGcttgttttcttctttactACCTAACCGGAGGATTG ACCACTCCGATCCATTCACTAGCAAGCGGGGTGGACTACTTGCAAGGCGTAATATGGGAGATTGTTCTAACATTCTCCTTGCTGTTCACTGTGTATGCTACTATTGTGGACCCAAAGAAGGGGGCTCTTAATGGATTGGGACCAACTCTAACTGGGTTTGTTGTGGGGGCCAACATCTTAGCCGGTGGAGCTTTTTCAGGGGCTTCGATGAACCCAGCAAGGTCATTTGGGCCAGCTTTGGTAAGCTGGGACTGGACTGATCATTGGGTTTACTGGGTCGGGCCACTCATTGGAGGTGGCCTTGCTGGTTTTATCTACGAGAACTTCTTCATCATCAGAACTCATGTCCCTATTCCCACTGAGGAAGTTCGTTTCTGA
- the LOC109009440 gene encoding protein JINGUBANG-like: MEYQFRRSLFNFIDEDRDDERSPIHISMGSNLQFSHAVPYSPTRMRKQMAPDPSPEPESPWTLSPLQTPSPSLLYHCIASLHRHEGHIYSIAVSRGVVFTGSDSNRIRAWRQPDGMERGYLKTNCGEVRAILAYGNTLFTAHKDHKIRVWNFTVSDGFRSKKISSLPRKSSFLLFPRTNTQQHRDCISCMAYYEAEGLLYTGSYDKTVKAWRVSDKKCVDSFVAHEENINAILVNQDDGCVFTCSSDGSARIWRRLYRDNSHTLTMTLKFQPFPVHALALSSCFNNCFLYSGSSDGTINFWEKERMSYRFNHGGFLQGHRFAVLCLVAIEKLIFSGSEDTTIRIWRREDGSCYHECLAVLDGHRGPVRCLAACLEMEKIVLGFLVYSASLDQTFKVWRVKVLPDEKICFDYLDRSDSRTKITEYETNPVLSPSWVEKKLQGNSFQ, from the coding sequence ATGGAATACCAATTTAGAagatcacttttcaatttcatagaCGAAGATAGAGACGATGAACGATCACCCATCCATATTTCCATGGGATCTAATCTCCAATTTAGCCACGCAGTGCCTTATAGCCCCACCAGAATGCGTAAGCAAATGGCACCTGATCCTAGCCCAGAACCAGAATCCCCATGGACACTCTCCCCTCTTCAAACTCCATCTCCTTCACTGCTCTACCACTGCATAGCGTCGCTCCATCGCCACGAGGGCCACATCTACTCCATCGCAGTTTCTAGGGGAGTAGTCTTTACCGGTTCTGACAGTAACCGGATTCGCGCATGGAGGCAACCAGACGGCATGGAGCGGGGATATCTCAAGACAAACTGTGGTGAGGTCCGGGCGATTTTGGCTTATGGTAACACGCTTTTCACTGCGCATAAAGATCACAAAATCCGGGTGTGGAACTTTACGGTTTCAGATGGTTTTCGGTCCAAGAAGATCTCCTCTCTTCCTAGAAAAAGCTCATTTCTTTTGTTCCCGAGGACAAACACCCAACAACACAGGGATTGTATTTCTTGCATGGCTTATTACGAAGCAGAAGGGCTATTATACACTGGCTCCTACGACAAAACAGTTAAAGCTTGGCGTGTTTCAGACAAGAAATGTGTGGACTCGTTTGTGGCACATGAAGAAAACATAAATGCAATATTGGTGAACCAAGATGATGGGTGTGTTTTCACCTGCTCTTCTGATGGCTCTGCTAGAATTTGGAGAAGGTTGTACAGAGATAACTCTCACACCCTCACAATGACCCTAAAATTCCAACCATTCCCAGTTCATGCATTGGCATTAAGCTCATGCTTTAACAATTGCTTCCTCTATTCTGGGTCCTCAGACGGTACCATAAATTTttgggagaaagaaagaatgtCTTATAGATTTAACCATGGAGGATTTTTGCAGGGCCATCGTTTCGCTGTTCTTTGCCTAGTGGCTATTGAAAAGTTGATATTTAGCGGCTCAGAGGACACAACCATTAGAATTTGGAGGAGAGAGGATGGGAGTTGTTACCATGAATGCTTGGCAGTGTTGGATGGGCACAGGGGGCCCGTGAGATGCTTGGCTGCTTGTTTGGAGATGGAAAAGATTGTGTTGGGGTTTTTAGTTTATAGCGCAAGTTTGGACCAAACTTTTAAAGTGTGGAGGGTTAAGGTTCTACCTGACGAGAAAATATGCTTTGATTATTTGGACCGAAGCGATTCCAGGACAAAAATAACAGAGTACGAGACCAACCCTGTGTTGTCTCCTTCATGGGTGGAGAAGAAGCTTCAAGGCAACAGCTTTCAGTAG